From one Mycolicibacterium sp. HK-90 genomic stretch:
- a CDS encoding DUF445 domain-containing protein codes for MAHRIDPEVRALTGPRQSFAETLAGADSAADAERRRGLRRMKLVALSFLVGATVVFLLCTWAQSRGAAPWVGYVRAAAEAGMVGALADWFAVTALFKHPLGIPIPHTAIIKRKKDQLGEGLGTFVRENFMSPDVIATKLHDAQVAGRLGKWLCDRSHAERVAAETSTVLRVGVEMLRDEDVQHVLDRMIVKRIAEPKWGPPIGRVLSTLLQEGRQEALIQLLCDRAFQWSLNSGEVIERVIERDSPTWSPRWVDHLVGDRIHRELMDFTDKVRRNPDHELRRSATRFLFEFADDLQHDDATIQRAENVKEQLMGRDEVTRAAETAWAAAKRIILESVDDPSSALRTRIADSVMRIGESLRDDVELRDKVDSWIIRAAKHLVAEYGTEITAIITETIERWDADEASRRIELHVGRDLQFIRINGTVVGSLAGLIIYSIAQLLF; via the coding sequence CAAAGTTTCGCCGAGACGCTGGCCGGTGCGGACAGCGCCGCCGACGCGGAGCGGCGTCGGGGTTTGCGGCGGATGAAGCTCGTGGCGCTGAGCTTCCTGGTCGGCGCCACGGTGGTTTTCCTGCTGTGCACCTGGGCGCAATCCCGGGGCGCCGCCCCCTGGGTCGGCTATGTGCGGGCCGCGGCCGAGGCCGGCATGGTCGGTGCGCTGGCCGACTGGTTCGCCGTCACCGCGCTGTTCAAGCATCCCCTCGGCATACCGATCCCGCACACCGCCATCATCAAGCGCAAGAAGGACCAGCTCGGTGAGGGTTTGGGCACCTTCGTCCGGGAGAACTTCATGTCTCCCGACGTCATCGCGACCAAGTTGCACGACGCCCAGGTGGCCGGCCGGCTCGGCAAGTGGCTGTGCGACCGTTCGCACGCCGAGCGAGTGGCGGCCGAGACCTCGACGGTGCTGCGCGTCGGCGTGGAGATGCTGCGTGACGAGGATGTCCAGCACGTGCTCGACCGGATGATCGTCAAGCGCATCGCCGAGCCGAAGTGGGGTCCGCCGATCGGCCGGGTGCTCTCGACGTTGCTGCAGGAGGGCCGTCAAGAGGCCCTGATCCAGCTGCTGTGTGACCGGGCGTTCCAGTGGTCGCTCAATTCCGGGGAGGTCATCGAGCGGGTGATCGAGCGGGATTCCCCGACCTGGTCGCCGCGCTGGGTCGATCACCTGGTCGGGGATCGGATCCACCGTGAGTTGATGGACTTCACCGACAAGGTGCGCCGCAATCCGGACCACGAGTTGCGGCGTTCGGCGACCCGGTTCCTGTTCGAGTTCGCCGACGATCTTCAGCACGACGACGCGACGATTCAGCGTGCCGAGAACGTCAAGGAACAGCTGATGGGCCGGGACGAGGTGACCCGGGCGGCGGAGACGGCGTGGGCGGCCGCGAAGCGGATCATCCTCGAGTCGGTGGACGACCCGTCCTCGGCTCTGCGGACCCGGATCGCCGACTCGGTGATGCGCATCGGCGAGTCGTTGCGTGACGATGTCGAGCTACGCGACAAGGTGGACAGCTGGATCATTCGGGCCGCAAAACACCTGGTCGCAGAGTATGGGACCGAGATCACAGCAATCATCACCGAGACCATCGAGCGCTGGGATGCCGACGAGGCGAGCCGCCGGATCGAGCTCCATGTGGGCCGTGACCTGCAGTTCATCCGGATCAACGGCACCGTGGTGGGCTCGTTGGCCGGTCTGATCATCTATTCGATAGCCCAACTACTCTTCTGA